In a genomic window of Actinomycetes bacterium:
- a CDS encoding endonuclease/exonuclease/phosphatase family protein encodes MRVATFNLLHGLALDDGSVRADALRAAARTLDVDLLALQEVDLGQERSGGVDQTALVAEELGARSFCFAPAVLGTPGDAWTAATSAAGEAVTGPAYGIGLVSRLPVRRWWLRRFPPARLPMPLLVPDRPRPRLMVVEDEPRVALAALVDGPHGPFTVVGTHLSFVPGVNLRQLRSVARWVARMPAPVLLLGDLNLPGRLPSLATGWRELGGGATYPSFSPRVQFDHVLAHGLPPGVGHHAEVLRLPVSDHCAMRVWLETD; translated from the coding sequence ATGCGCGTGGCGACCTTCAACCTCTTGCACGGGCTGGCCCTGGACGACGGGTCGGTCCGCGCCGACGCGCTGCGCGCCGCGGCGCGGACCCTCGACGTCGACCTCCTGGCGCTGCAGGAGGTCGACCTGGGCCAGGAGCGGTCCGGCGGGGTCGACCAGACCGCGCTCGTCGCCGAGGAGCTCGGCGCCCGGAGCTTCTGCTTCGCACCGGCGGTCCTGGGGACCCCCGGGGACGCGTGGACAGCCGCGACCTCCGCAGCCGGGGAGGCGGTGACCGGGCCGGCGTACGGGATCGGGCTGGTCTCCCGGCTCCCGGTGCGGCGCTGGTGGCTGCGCCGCTTCCCGCCGGCCCGTCTTCCGATGCCGCTGCTGGTGCCAGACCGTCCCCGGCCACGCCTCATGGTCGTCGAGGACGAGCCCCGGGTCGCCCTGGCCGCGCTGGTCGACGGGCCGCACGGGCCCTTCACCGTGGTCGGGACCCATCTGTCGTTCGTGCCCGGGGTGAACCTGCGCCAGCTGCGCAGCGTGGCGCGATGGGTGGCCCGCATGCCGGCCCCGGTGCTGCTGCTCGGCGACCTCAACCTGCCGGGCCGGCTGCCGAGCCTCGCGACGGGGTGGCGCGAGCTCGGCGGCGGTGCCACGTACCCGTCGTTCTCGCCCCGCGTCCAGTTCGACCACGTCTTGGCGCACGGGCTGCCGCCGGGCGTTGGTCACCACGCCGAGGTGCTGCGCCTGCCGGTCAGCGACCACTGCGCGATGCGCGTGTGGCTCGAGACGGACTGA
- the nudC gene encoding NAD(+) diphosphatase, which yields MLDGLALARATMDRAGERWTDEAWIAQRLTDPRTRALRVHDGRVPVRDSRLALVPVTSAGPGTTFLLGVDEDDVAYVGVLTESAIEEADGVQALDLRAVGSVLDDREVGLVVHAVALGHWHATHACCARCGQPTEVIHGGHVRRCPSCGAEHYPRTDPAIIVLVTDAQGRALLGHNPRWPDRRFSTLAGFVEPGESAEMAVAREVSEEAGVEVTEVSYLGSQPWPFPHSLMLGFTARALAPATVHVDGVEITEARWFSREELAEALARGEVLIPPGISIARRLIEHWYGGPLPGGRR from the coding sequence GTGCTCGACGGGCTGGCGCTGGCTCGCGCGACGATGGACCGCGCCGGGGAGCGGTGGACCGACGAGGCGTGGATCGCCCAGCGACTCACCGATCCGCGGACCCGCGCCCTTCGGGTGCACGACGGCCGCGTACCGGTGCGCGACTCGCGCCTGGCCCTCGTCCCGGTCACGTCGGCCGGCCCGGGCACGACGTTCCTGCTCGGCGTCGACGAGGACGACGTCGCCTACGTCGGCGTGCTCACGGAGTCCGCGATCGAGGAGGCCGACGGGGTCCAGGCGCTCGACCTGCGCGCGGTGGGCAGCGTGCTGGACGACCGCGAGGTCGGCCTCGTCGTGCACGCCGTCGCGCTCGGCCACTGGCACGCCACCCATGCGTGCTGCGCACGGTGCGGCCAGCCGACCGAGGTGATCCACGGCGGGCACGTGCGACGTTGCCCGAGCTGTGGCGCCGAGCACTACCCGCGGACCGATCCGGCCATCATCGTGCTGGTCACCGACGCGCAGGGCCGAGCCCTGCTCGGGCACAACCCGCGCTGGCCGGACAGGCGCTTCAGCACGCTGGCCGGCTTCGTCGAGCCCGGGGAGTCGGCGGAGATGGCCGTCGCGCGGGAGGTGTCGGAGGAGGCGGGCGTCGAGGTGACCGAGGTGAGCTACCTGGGCAGCCAGCCGTGGCCCTTCCCCCACTCGCTGATGCTCGGCTTCACCGCGCGGGCGCTGGCCCCGGCCACGGTTCACGTGGACGGGGTGGAGATCACCGAGGCTCGCTGGTTCAGCCGCGAGGAGCTGGCCGAGGCGCTGGCGCGCGGCGAGGTGCTCATCCCGCCGGGCATCTCGATCGCCCGGCGCCTGATCGAGCACTGGTACGGCGGGCCGCTCCCGGGCGGGCGGCGGTGA
- a CDS encoding mycoredoxin, translated as MTAPITVYSTPWCGYCHRLLGQLDREGIAYTVVDIEQHPDAAAYVRSVNHGTETVPTVTFPDGSALTNPSLAQVRQRISA; from the coding sequence ATGACCGCCCCGATCACCGTGTACAGCACTCCCTGGTGCGGATACTGCCACCGGTTGCTGGGGCAGCTGGACCGGGAGGGCATCGCCTACACCGTGGTCGACATCGAGCAGCACCCCGACGCCGCGGCGTATGTCCGGTCGGTCAACCACGGCACCGAGACCGTCCCCACCGTCACCTTCCCCGACGGCAGCGCGCTGACCAACCCGAGCCTCGCCCAGGTGCGCCAGCGCATCAGCGCTTGA
- a CDS encoding ATP-dependent DNA helicase UvrD2: MDPDALLGGLDAEQREVATALRGPVCVLAGAGTGKTRAITHRLAYGVASGAWDPRSVLAVTFTARAAGEMRGRLRELGVSGVQARTFHAAALRQLTYFWPRVVGGDPPRIAGSKVALVREAAGRLRLAPAPTALRDLAGEIEWAKVTRTAPTGYVAAAHAGDRGLPGGYDLEAVARVYAGYEEAKRAAGLIDFEDVLLLTVATLEERPDVAEEVRAVYRRLTVDEYQDVNPLQQALLELWLGGREELCVVGDPGQTIYSFTGATPGYLLGFTRRWPTARVIKLERDYRSTPQIVDLANRLLARAGGSGAARLELRAQRAPGPEPTYTGFDDEPAEAAAVTQRIRALIAAGTPAAEIAVLFRVNAQSEVYEAALAAASVPYVLRGVERFFERREVVQAVVLLRGAARVAETTGDDRPLAEEVAQVLSGMGWDPEVTPAGGASRERWESLAALAQLAEELSARDPGAGLRELVVELDERAAAQHAPTVPGVTLASLHAAKGLEWDAVFLVGLVDGTLPIVHAVTAEAVEEERRLLYVGVTRARVHLALSWALVRSPGGSRSRRPSRFLEGVRPASSGPGPAVRGRPGARRAEVRCHACGRLLVSATDRKRGRCEGCPPAYDEDLYARLKSWRLERARADSVPAYVVLTDATLEAVASRRPEDVASLAAIPGIGAAKLERYGSALLAMVAGRPAPAPEVTEG, translated from the coding sequence GTGGATCCCGACGCGTTGCTGGGCGGACTCGACGCCGAGCAGCGCGAGGTGGCGACCGCCCTGCGGGGGCCGGTGTGCGTGCTGGCCGGCGCAGGAACCGGCAAGACCCGTGCGATCACCCACCGGCTGGCCTATGGCGTCGCGTCGGGGGCCTGGGACCCGCGGTCGGTGCTCGCGGTGACGTTCACCGCCCGAGCCGCGGGGGAGATGCGCGGTCGCTTGCGCGAGCTCGGTGTGTCCGGTGTCCAGGCGCGGACCTTCCATGCGGCGGCGCTGCGCCAGCTCACCTACTTCTGGCCGCGGGTGGTCGGAGGGGACCCGCCCCGGATCGCCGGGTCCAAGGTCGCGCTGGTGCGCGAGGCGGCGGGACGGCTGCGACTGGCGCCGGCACCGACCGCGCTTCGTGACCTCGCGGGCGAGATCGAGTGGGCGAAGGTGACCCGGACCGCGCCCACGGGCTACGTCGCCGCAGCGCACGCGGGCGACCGCGGCCTGCCGGGCGGCTACGACCTGGAGGCGGTGGCACGGGTCTACGCCGGCTATGAGGAGGCCAAGCGGGCGGCCGGCCTGATCGACTTCGAGGACGTCCTCCTGCTCACGGTCGCCACGTTGGAGGAGCGGCCCGACGTGGCCGAGGAGGTCCGGGCCGTGTACCGCCGCCTCACCGTCGATGAGTACCAGGACGTCAACCCCCTGCAGCAGGCTCTGCTCGAGCTCTGGCTCGGCGGGCGCGAGGAGCTGTGCGTGGTGGGCGACCCCGGCCAGACCATCTACTCCTTCACCGGGGCCACGCCGGGCTACCTGCTCGGCTTCACCCGGCGCTGGCCGACGGCCCGAGTGATCAAGCTCGAGCGCGACTACCGGTCCACCCCCCAGATCGTCGACCTCGCCAACCGCCTGCTGGCGCGGGCGGGCGGATCGGGTGCGGCGCGCCTCGAACTGCGGGCGCAGCGGGCGCCGGGCCCCGAGCCGACCTACACCGGCTTCGACGACGAGCCGGCGGAGGCGGCGGCCGTGACCCAGCGGATCAGGGCCCTGATCGCCGCCGGGACGCCCGCCGCCGAGATCGCGGTGCTGTTCCGGGTCAACGCCCAGTCCGAGGTCTACGAGGCGGCGCTCGCGGCTGCGTCCGTGCCCTACGTGCTGCGCGGCGTCGAACGCTTCTTCGAACGCCGCGAGGTCGTGCAGGCCGTGGTGCTGCTGCGCGGCGCGGCTCGGGTGGCCGAGACCACCGGGGACGACCGCCCGCTCGCCGAGGAGGTGGCCCAGGTCCTGTCCGGGATGGGCTGGGACCCGGAGGTCACCCCCGCCGGCGGCGCGAGCCGGGAGCGGTGGGAGTCGCTGGCCGCGCTGGCCCAGCTCGCCGAGGAGCTGAGCGCGCGCGACCCCGGCGCCGGGCTGCGGGAGCTGGTCGTCGAGCTGGACGAGCGAGCGGCCGCTCAGCACGCGCCGACCGTCCCGGGGGTGACCCTGGCCTCCCTGCATGCCGCCAAGGGTCTGGAGTGGGACGCGGTGTTCCTCGTTGGGCTCGTCGACGGGACGTTGCCGATCGTCCACGCGGTCACGGCGGAGGCGGTGGAGGAGGAGCGTCGCCTCCTCTATGTCGGGGTCACCCGGGCTCGCGTGCACCTCGCGCTCTCCTGGGCGTTGGTGCGCAGCCCCGGCGGCAGCCGCAGCCGCCGGCCCTCCCGCTTCCTCGAGGGGGTCCGGCCGGCGTCGTCGGGACCCGGGCCGGCGGTGCGGGGCAGGCCGGGAGCGCGACGGGCCGAGGTCCGCTGCCACGCCTGCGGGCGCCTGCTGGTGAGCGCCACCGACCGCAAGCGCGGCCGCTGCGAGGGCTGCCCGCCGGCCTACGACGAGGACCTCTACGCGCGGCTGAAGTCCTGGCGGCTCGAGCGGGCTCGGGCCGACTCCGTCCCGGCGTACGTGGTGCTGACCGACGCGACCCTCGAGGCGGTGGCCAGCCGCCGCCCCGAGGACGTCGCGAGCCTGGCCGCGATCCCCGGCATCGGGGCGGCCAAGCTCGAGCGCTACGGGAGCGCGCTGCTCGCGATGGTGGCCGGGCGTCCGGCGCCCGCGCCGGAGGTCACGGAAGGGTAA
- a CDS encoding WhiB family transcriptional regulator: protein MLLSTLVHETPGADALGELLPCRSYDPELFFAESPEDVEYAKSLCTACPVRSACLAGALERQEPWGVWGGELFVQGVVVPRKRPRGRPRKNEVAA from the coding sequence GTGCTGCTCTCGACCCTCGTCCACGAGACCCCCGGGGCCGACGCGCTCGGTGAGCTGTTGCCCTGCCGGTCCTACGACCCGGAGCTGTTCTTCGCCGAGTCGCCGGAGGACGTCGAGTACGCCAAGTCCCTGTGCACCGCGTGCCCCGTCCGCTCCGCCTGCCTCGCGGGCGCGCTCGAGCGGCAGGAGCCGTGGGGTGTCTGGGGTGGCGAGCTGTTCGTCCAGGGCGTCGTGGTCCCGCGCAAGCGGCCCCGCGGCCGTCCCCGCAAGAACGAGGTCGCGGCCTAG
- a CDS encoding AarF/ABC1/UbiB kinase family protein, which produces MTEVPKRAVTRTAKLAALPIGFAGRTAVGFGKRVGGRPAEIVAAEIQQRTAEQVFRVLGELKGGAMKFGQAMSIFEAALPEELAAPYRATLTKLQEAAPPLPAKAVHAVLAESFGRQWRRRFASFDDTPAAAASIGQVHRAVWKDGTPVAVKIQYPGAEKALTADLNQVARMGRMLGALMPGVDARALVEELRERMVEELDYSLEKQAQEAFAAAYEGDERVAVPHVLAGSRHVLVTGWMEGRPLSDIIASGTQEERDAAGSAYVYFLFASPARVGLLHADPHPGNYRMLPDGRLGVLDYGAVARLPNGLPDSIGILLRTAMRGDAQTVVDGLREQGFIRQSTRVDPEQVLAYLAPFVEPAEHERFRFTRSWMRAQFQRINDPRRENFATGLKLNLPPEYLLVHRVWLGGVGVLCQLGAEVEVRATLERWLPGFAGAP; this is translated from the coding sequence GTGACCGAGGTTCCCAAGCGCGCGGTGACCCGGACCGCCAAGCTCGCGGCGCTGCCGATCGGCTTCGCGGGGCGCACCGCCGTGGGCTTCGGCAAGCGGGTGGGCGGCCGTCCGGCCGAGATCGTGGCGGCCGAGATCCAGCAGCGCACGGCCGAGCAGGTCTTCCGCGTGCTCGGGGAGCTCAAGGGCGGGGCGATGAAGTTCGGCCAAGCCATGAGCATCTTCGAAGCCGCGCTCCCCGAGGAGCTCGCCGCCCCCTACCGCGCCACGCTCACCAAGCTGCAGGAGGCGGCCCCGCCGTTGCCGGCCAAGGCGGTCCACGCGGTGCTCGCGGAGTCCTTCGGACGGCAGTGGCGCCGCCGGTTCGCCTCCTTCGACGACACCCCGGCCGCGGCCGCCTCGATCGGGCAGGTCCACCGTGCGGTCTGGAAGGACGGCACGCCGGTGGCGGTGAAGATCCAGTACCCCGGGGCCGAGAAGGCCCTCACCGCCGACCTCAACCAGGTCGCCCGGATGGGCCGGATGCTCGGGGCACTGATGCCCGGCGTCGACGCGCGCGCCCTGGTGGAGGAGTTGCGCGAGCGCATGGTCGAGGAGCTCGACTACTCCCTGGAGAAGCAGGCTCAGGAGGCCTTCGCCGCCGCCTACGAGGGCGACGAGCGGGTCGCCGTCCCACACGTGCTCGCCGGGTCCCGCCATGTGCTCGTGACCGGCTGGATGGAGGGACGGCCACTCTCCGACATCATCGCCTCGGGGACGCAGGAGGAGCGGGACGCGGCCGGCTCCGCCTACGTGTACTTCCTGTTCGCGTCTCCGGCGCGCGTGGGCCTGCTGCACGCCGACCCGCACCCTGGCAACTACCGCATGCTCCCCGACGGCCGGCTCGGCGTGCTGGACTACGGCGCCGTCGCCCGCCTCCCGAACGGCCTGCCCGACTCGATCGGGATCCTGCTGCGCACGGCGATGCGAGGCGACGCGCAGACCGTCGTCGACGGCCTGCGAGAGCAGGGGTTCATCCGTCAGAGCACCCGCGTCGACCCCGAGCAGGTGCTGGCCTATCTGGCGCCCTTCGTCGAGCCGGCCGAGCATGAGCGCTTCCGCTTCACGCGCTCGTGGATGCGTGCGCAGTTCCAGCGGATCAACGACCCGAGGCGGGAGAACTTCGCGACCGGGCTGAAGCTCAACCTCCCGCCCGAGTACCTGCTGGTCCACCGGGTGTGGCTGGGCGGGGTCGGGGTGCTGTGCCAGCTGGGCGCCGAGGTCGAGGTCCGCGCGACCCTGGAACGCTGGCTGCCCGGCTTCGCGGGAGCGCCCTAG
- a CDS encoding DUF5679 domain-containing protein codes for MAESYTGEAYCVKCKEKRNFTGEIKVSESGRRMAQGICPVCGTKLNRILGKA; via the coding sequence ATGGCCGAGAGCTACACCGGCGAGGCGTACTGCGTGAAGTGCAAGGAGAAGCGCAACTTCACGGGCGAGATCAAGGTGAGCGAGTCCGGTCGCCGGATGGCCCAGGGCATCTGCCCGGTCTGCGGGACCAAGCTCAACCGGATCCTCGGCAAGGCCTGA